A genome region from Corvus hawaiiensis isolate bCorHaw1 chromosome 4, bCorHaw1.pri.cur, whole genome shotgun sequence includes the following:
- the BAIAP2L2 gene encoding brain-specific angiogenesis inhibitor 1-associated protein 2-like protein 2, giving the protein MDLSYRSTISIYKSILEQFNPALENLVYLGNNYLRAFHALSKAAEVYFKAIEKIGEQALQSSTSHMLGEILMQMSDTQRLLSSDLEVVAQTFHVDLLQHMEKNSKMDVQFISESQKQYELEYQRRATNLDKCMAELWRMERARDKNAREMKENVIRLRSEMQAFVSESQREAELEEKRRYRFLAEKHQTLYNTLLQFYSRARSMIQTKAPRWKEQLEASRNPSNSHSPSLLSASHSQGYPSGRLTPTHLEMPQRPLGDFASSMTGSRSSIFSPDPPEMRMSPQPESPRRPLRRTPSAASLLPTGRTSRSGSFGEASSASEGRKRSGTTRVQAIVPHTTGANRTLLRFEPGDVIAVLMPEAQNGWLYGKLEGSSMCGWFPEAYVKPLENAREMEEPDTRSFPLRSSHSMDDILDRPSTQSSSNYWPAAAQPSVPNPPPLSVGASSHQSGMVAPLNSGSKKSGVFDQPPELFPRGTNPFATVKLRPTVTNDRSAPIIR; this is encoded by the exons ATGGATCTGTCCTACAGATCCACCATCTCCATCTATAAG AGTATCCTGGAGCAGTTCAACCCTGCGCTGGAGAACCTGGTGTACCTGGGGAACAACTACCTGCGTGCCTTCCACG CATTATCAAAAGCTGCTGAAGTGTATTTTAAGGCAATTGAGAAGATTGGGGAGCAAGCACTGCAGAGTTCCACCTCACACATGCTGG GTGAAATTCTGATGCAGATGTCTGACACGCAGAGACTACTGAGCTCTGATTTGGAAGTTGTG GCTCAGACCTTCCACGTAGacctgctgcagcacatggaGAAGAACAGCAAAATGGATGTGCAGTTCATCAGT GAGAGCCAGAAGCAGTATGAGCTGGAGTATCAGCGAAGAGCCACCAACCTGGATAAGTgcatggcagagctgtggagaATGGAGAGGGCTCGTGACAAAAATGCCCGGGAGATGAAG GAGAATGTGATCCGACTGCGCTCAGAGATGCAGGCGTTCGTCTCTGAGAGCCAGAgggaggctgagctggaggagaaacGCCGCTACCGCTTCCTGGCTGAAAAGCACCAGACGCTCTACAACACTCTCCTCCAGTTTTACAGCAGG gctCGCAGCATGATCCAGACCAAGGCACCACGatggaaggagcagctggaagccaGCCGCAACCCCTCAAACAGCCACTCACCCAGTCTGCTCTCAGCCTCCCATAGCCAGGGGTATCCATCTGGACGGCTCACACCCACCCACCTCGAGATG CCCCAGAGACCCCTTGGGGACTTTGCTTCTTCTATGACTGGGAGTAGATCCAGCATCTTCTCTCCGGACCCTCCAGAAATGAGAATGTCTCCTCAGCCAGAGTCTCCCAGGCGGCCACTGCGGAGGACACCATCAGCAGCAA GTTTGCTCCCTACGGGCCGTACGTCCCGTTCGGGTTCCTTTGGCGAGGCCAGCAGCGCCAGCGAGGGCAGGAAGAGGAGTGGCACAACGAGAGTTCAAGCCATCGTGCCCCACACGACGGGTGCCAACCGGACCCTGCTGCGGTTTGAGCCCGGGGATGTCATCGCGGTGCTGATGCCAGAGGCGCAGAATGGCTGGCTCTATGGCAAACTGGAGGGCTCGTCCAT GTGTGGCTGGTTCCCTGAAGCTTATGTCAAGCCTTTGGAGAATGCGAGGGAGATGGAGGAGCCAGACACCAG GTCCTTCCCACTGCGAAGCAGCCACAGTATGGATGACATCCTGGACCGTCCCAGCACTCAGTCCTCTAGCAATTACtggcctgctgctgcccagcccagcgTGCCGAACCCACCTCCCCTCTCAGTGGGTGCCAGCAGTCACCAGAGTGGGATGGTTGCCCCACTCAATTCTGGCTCCAAG